In Vulpes lagopus strain Blue_001 chromosome 4, ASM1834538v1, whole genome shotgun sequence, the DNA window ttcaatttgccaacatatagaataacacccagtgctcatcccatcaagtatccatctcagtgcccgtcacccagtcacccccaccccctgcccacctccccttcaaccacccctagttcgtctcccagagttaggagtctttcatgttctttctctctttctgatatttcccactcattttttctcctttcccctttattccctttcactattttttatattccctcaGTCTGTCTATTTGGAGAATACTCATGAATCTCTCccacagctttgtttttttttctttttattactactGCCAGCATTACACCTCCATCTGCCCACACTTCAGGCATAAGTGACTCCTCAGTTATTTGCATCAAATATGACCAGTATTAATTTTAAACAATACAAACAGTAACACTTTATTGTACTGAAAATACAATGTCAATATCTTTATGTGTCAATAATATTTGGTGTCAGATATTCCTCTGTAGCACTGCTCATATTAGTGTTGGGCACATACTTAATTCTTAATAAAagtcatttcataaataaatatttttatactttttgaaaatcataacaaattattttacccACTCAGAAATATTTACACTATGTCTAACAACTATTTAGGAGTGAAAAATATGTACTTCTCCTaatttcacagtttttttttttaatggctattcAGGTTCAACGGGCATATAAAAGTGAACAGGGTATATAATAGTGAACAAAACAAGGTTCCAATCTGCATGGAGGCTCTGGTGTTGAATCAGAgagtaaagaaatatataaaattttaaggcagcctgggtggctcagctttttagagctgccttcagcccagggcctgatcctggaaacccaggatcgagtcccacgttgggctccctgcatggagcctgcttctccctctgcctgtgtctctgcctctctctttctctgtgtctctctttaataaataaacagaatcttttaaaaatattttagtataccTGACCCAAtgattttcctgcttctatttgTCTATCTTCAGTTCTCTTTCCCCcaattttttaattacttgtgTTATCCTTTTGTTATATACTTATGGAAATACTGCAAGTCTTTTATATTAGAAGACAGACATCTACATCCCATGGGTTTTTGGTATATATTTGCCTTTTGCTTTCTCCTCACCTTGAGTTTTTAAGCTGTTTCATAGAGATGCAAGGAAAGGAAATTTTGATAAGACTTGGTTCAGAGGCATAAAAGTGGAATAGCATACATACAGAAGGTAGGGCTTCAGAAAGCTCAAAGATACCATAAAGAGAAGGCAGATTTTGAGAGACTGATTTAAAGCATGTAGTCCAAATTTCCCACTGTACTCAGCACAATTTTGGGTTTTACTGTTATTAAAGCAGTCAATCTTTACAAGGTAGTTATATATTCTTTGGTTTCTCAGGTGTATTGGATGTTGGGAGGAGGTAATGTGTAGGTGTAAGTAGCTAGGTTTTCAAGTGGTGTGGATCTGAGAGTACTGATTATCTAAAATAGGCAGATTTCCCAAGGAAGCATAAACCTATTTCATCTATCATTATTAGTCCCACCAGAATAGCTAAATACTTCTACCCACATTTTTCTCTACCAGTTAAACAATGTTACCAAGGAAACACagatgaaaatgtaaaacttgACTACTTTCCATTCCAAATGACACTAATTTTTTAATTCCTgatactttctttttgtttctgtatcaCTTTTGGACATAAACTGAGCCTTCTTATATATAACGAACTTAGTAGGAGCTCACATTGGGTGGCAATGAATAGTGTTGCCACACAACATCAGTGAGGACAGTTGAGACCTACTAGTAGCCATTTCCTGGGTAGGATGACTCACAGCATGGTGAACTGAAGGTTAAATCTTCcataatactgaaaaagaaatgataagtaaaataatttctcagaaaaCTATACATTTTAATTAGAGAAGAAGCAACTATATTTTATTGAGGGTAGAAATGTCATAGGCTGAAAAATGAACTCAATTTCCCAAAGCCATCCATAGCCAGTAACTGTCATGTGTCAGGACTGGTGATAGAGGAACACCAAGGTTATATGTCTAGAGTCAGTCCCTCTAAAGTGGTTCCAAACCCCTACCAAAATAAGAAGTCTTATGTGGACTATTAATGCATAAGAAGGACTTGGAAGCCATGAAGCATGGGGATATCCATTCTGTAGAAGTAGCTTTGTGGGTATATATGGGAGTGACATATTACGCACAATGAAAAAGATGCTTGTCTTTGAAAAGTAAGATGTTCCTAGGGACAATAAAACTGAAtctgcaggacacctgggtggctcaggggttgggcatctgcctttggctcaggggtgatcctggagatccgggaccgagtcccatgtcaggttccctgcatgcctgtgtctctgactctctctctgtctctctcatgaataaataaataaaatcttaaaaaaaaacaaacaaaacacaaacactgATTCTGAATCTCTTCAGTtgccagaaaataaaacattgaaaccTCCCTCTGAAATTATTCCTTCATTATTTGGTGCAATAATAACCTTGTGAGTGTGTTTATGTCCTGATTGAAATTCATAAATTAACAAATTTGAGGAACATCAGCTAAGGGTGCCTCAGGAGGAGTAGGGTATGGCCTTCATCATTCTCTTCTGCCCCCTTGTGGTATCTTTCATGGTATCTTTCTGGACTTGCCCTAGGTGAAAGCCATCTGCTTTAAACTAAACATTCTTGCTATTtagtattttggatatttttaggAAACCAACCAACTAGAACTGAGACTGTCACTTCTTGTCAATGGAAAGTAGTATAGTACTATCCAATAATATTGATGTCTTCTGTTTTATCTGtaaatatatctaatttttaaactgattttgtTCATGAGTAGATTTCCCTGAAATTTTGTACTTTATTCTTCATCCATTCTTCCTATATATTAATCTTACATCTATTTATTCACTCATGTTATTGTTTTCTAGtgcattttttgctttcttttttatgatttctttcttgctctgtAACTGATAAATAGCACTAAGGAACCCTTTTGTCCCAGCCATTCTACAGGAAATTTTCCTGGTACTAAAATTGATGTCTTCTATTGATGTCTGCAGTAATTGAATTCCTATGATTTCTTTCTGTAGTCTTTACTATTCCTCTTCTCTGCTTGTGTCTAAAAATGTCTGTATTCTTCAAGACATATCTCAGGCGTGTCACTCTAAACACTTCTCTTGCAACTGCATTCACTCCTACAGTTCAGGAGTACCTTAACTcccatttcagttttcttttgaatCCGAAGCCATCATACAAGATGGTCTATAGAGCATCTCTCCTTAGCAGTCCAACAGCACTGCAAATGTCCATGTCCCAATCAATACTCATGAATCTCTCTTCCCACATGTTTCCTACTGTGTCCCTAAAAGAATTAACTACACCAGCAATTCCCCACTTTCCCAGGACAGACTTATATGTCTTCTCCATCTTTTTTGCATTAAATTATAATAGCTGCCCATTATGATTCCTGAATCtctcatatacatatatgcatttattttatcctCTGGCTCCGATTTTGCTGTATCTGAGCTCAAACCACACCATCTCCCCCCTCATGGATGCCTTCCATGTTACCAGTGGTCTGTTCCTACTCTATACTGCAGTACAGTGATTTCTAAAACATAGGTCTGTTCCTGTCACTCCTCTGTGAAAACTCATCTATGGTAAGTCTCACCAGGCTGCATTAGGGGACTGGACAGAGTGAGAAGGGATCTTGTGTCAGCCAGGATTTCTGGTAGACGCCCCTCTGCACTATCCACTTGTGGTGGtcgggggcggggaaggggcgggATTGagcccccttcccccctcctccttaCTGCGGAAAGCTGCAGAGCTAAGGGCACTTACTTCCTATTCACCAGTCAGCAGGGAGGGATCCTCTGATCAGCCACGTAGgcattctcttctctctggagGAAAAGGCCCAGCAGCTGTCGGAGGAAAAGGCCCACCAGCTGTCAGAGCAAAGGGACATGTCGCAGCTAAGTAAGAATTTGGGTGATTCGAGTCCCCCGGCCGAGGCCCCTAAGCCTCCGGTCTATAGCCGCCCTACGGTTCTGATGCGGGCTCCGCCCGCCTCCTCTCGGGCTCCGCCAGTCCCTTGGGATCCACCTCCGATTGATTTGCAGGCTTCACTGGCCGCTTGGCAGGCACCTCAGCCTGCTTGGGAGGCCCCACAGGGCCAGCCGCCTACCCCAGTGGCTCCGATGGCCCAACCTCCAGCCCTTGGGGGCCCGATGGTCCAGGCTCCCCCTCTGGGAGGCCCGATGGGCAAGCCTCCGACTCCCGGAGTCCTGATGATCCATCCTCCCCCTCCCggagccccgatggcccagcctCCGACTCCGGGAGTCCTGATGATGCATCCTTCAGCTCCCGGAGCCCCGATGGCCCATCCTCCCCCTCCGGGGACCCCGATGGCCCACCCTCCCCCTCCGGGGACCCCACTGGCCCACCCTCCCCCTCCGGGGACCCCGATGGCCCATCCTCCCCCTCCGGGGACCCCGATGGTGCATCCTCCCCCTCCGGGGACACCGATGGCGCATCCTCCCCCTCCGGGGACACCGATGGCTCACCCTCCCCCTCCGGGGACACCGATGGCCCATCCTCCCCCTCCGGGGACCCCGATGGCCCAGCCTCCGACTCCGGGAGTCCTGATGGCCCAGCCTCTGACTCCGGGAGTCCTGATGGTCCAGCCTCCTGCTCCGGGAGCCCCGATGGCACAGCCTCCGCCCCCAGGAGCCCTGATGACCCAGCCTCCGCCTCCGGGAGCCCCGATGGCCAAGCCTCCTGGTCCCGGAGTCCTGATGATTCATCCTCCAGGTTCGAGAGCTCCGATTACCCAGCCTGCAGCTTCAGGAGCCCCGATGGCGCAGCCAGCGGCCCCACCTGCTCAGCCTCTGGCTTCTTGGGCCCCACAGGCTCAGCCTCTGATTCTGCAAATCCAGTCTCAGGTTATAAGGGCTCCTCCGCAGGTTCCCCAGGGCCCGCAGGCCCCGCCGGCGCAGCTGGCCACACCCCCGGGTTGGCAGGCCACCTCGCCAGGATGGCAGGCCCCGCCACAAGGCTGGCAAGCCACGCCTCTGGCTTGGCAGGCCACGCAGGTCACCTGGCAGGCTCCAACCATTGCCTGGCAGGCACCTCCACCCGTGCGCCAGGGCCCACCACCCATCCGCCCTGGCCCACCACCCATCCGACCTGGTCCTCCGCCGGtgcgccaggccccgcccccgataCGTCAGGCACCGCCGCTGATCCGCCAGGCACCGCCGCCCATCCGGCCTGCCCCACAGGTCCTGGCCACCCCACCGCCACTCTGGCAGGCTCTGCCACCCCCGCCACCGTTGCGGCAGGCACCGCAGGCTAGGCTGCCCACCCCGCAGGTGCGGGCAGCTCCACAGGTGCGGGCGGCACCGCAGGTGCCCACTGCTCCAGCAGCAACACAGGTGCCCACGGCGCCCCCCGCTGGCCCGCAGGCACCCCAGGCTGTGCTGTCGGCCCCCCTGTCTGCTCCACAGGCTGTGCACTGCCCTCCCATCATCTGGCAGGCCCCCAAAGGCCAAGCCCCAGTGCCACACGAGCTGCCGACATCGATGGAATTCCAGGAGGTGCAGCAAGCCCAGGCTCTTGCCTGGCAGGCTTCCAAGGCCCCTGGGCAGTTCTGGCAGCCAGTGCccacccaggaggcccagaggcagggccCACCAGTGGTTCAGCTGGAGCAGCCCTTTCAGGGGGTCCCGGCCTCCCAAAAGGCCCTGCAAATCCAGCTACCCACCCAGCAGGCCCAGCCCACGGGCCCGCAAGCAGAGCTGCCCACCTTGCAACTCCAGCCCTCCTGGCAAGGCCCCCCAGCAGCCTTGCAGGGCCAGCCCGGAGCTCCCTTAGCGGCAGCAAATTTTCCCGTGGGCTCCGCTAAATCACTGATGACTCCATCGGGAGAATCCAGGGCCTCCTCAATAGAACGCAGGACCTCTTCAAAGGAACGCAGGACCTCTTCAAAGGAACGTAGGGCTCCTTCGAAGGATCGCATGATCTTTGCTGCCACTTTTTGTGCTCCAAAGGCAGTGTCAGCTGCACGAGCACACCTGCCAACTGCCTGGAAAAACTTGCCTGCCACTTCGGAGACCTTCACTGCCACTTCAAGGGTCTTTCCAACTACCTCCCGGTTCCAGCCTGCCTCTTCTAATGCCTTTCAGGGCCCATCTGCGCCCTCAGAGACCCCAAAGTCACTGCCACTTGCTCTGCAGGATCCATTCGCCTGCATGGAGGCCCTGCCTGCAGTTCCATGGGTTCCACAACCCAGTGTGAATGCTTCAAAAGCATCCCAGGCAGTGCCTACCATCCTGATGGCTACGGCAGCTGCTCCCAAGGCAATGGCCACTACTCAAGAGGCCTCGAAGACCCCTGCTGAGCCTCCCCGTCGCTCTGGAAAAGCCACTCGGAAGAAGAAACATCTGAATACTGAAGAGGACAGCAGTGGCCAAATGCTGGCCCTGCGTGACTGGCAGGCACCAAGACCCTGGGAAAATCTGAACTTGAATGACTGGGAGGTTGAAAACTCTATCCAGG includes these proteins:
- the MAGEL2 gene encoding MAGE-like protein 2, which encodes MSQLSKNLGDSSPPAEAPKPPVYSRPTVLMRAPPASSRAPPVPWDPPPIDLQASLAAWQAPQPAWEAPQGQPPTPVAPMAQPPALGGPMVQAPPLGGPMGKPPTPGVLMIHPPPPGAPMAQPPTPGVLMMHPSAPGAPMAHPPPPGTPMAHPPPPGTPLAHPPPPGTPMAHPPPPGTPMVHPPPPGTPMAHPPPPGTPMAHPPPPGTPMAHPPPPGTPMAQPPTPGVLMAQPLTPGVLMVQPPAPGAPMAQPPPPGALMTQPPPPGAPMAKPPGPGVLMIHPPGSRAPITQPAASGAPMAQPAAPPAQPLASWAPQAQPLILQIQSQVIRAPPQVPQGPQAPPAQLATPPGWQATSPGWQAPPQGWQATPLAWQATQVTWQAPTIAWQAPPPVRQGPPPIRPGPPPIRPGPPPVRQAPPPIRQAPPLIRQAPPPIRPAPQVLATPPPLWQALPPPPPLRQAPQARLPTPQVRAAPQVRAAPQVPTAPAATQVPTAPPAGPQAPQAVLSAPLSAPQAVHCPPIIWQAPKGQAPVPHELPTSMEFQEVQQAQALAWQASKAPGQFWQPVPTQEAQRQGPPVVQLEQPFQGVPASQKALQIQLPTQQAQPTGPQAELPTLQLQPSWQGPPAALQGQPGAPLAAANFPVGSAKSLMTPSGESRASSIERRTSSKERRTSSKERRAPSKDRMIFAATFCAPKAVSAARAHLPTAWKNLPATSETFTATSRVFPTTSRFQPASSNAFQGPSAPSETPKSLPLALQDPFACMEALPAVPWVPQPSVNASKASQAVPTILMATAAAPKAMATTQEASKTPAEPPRRSGKATRKKKHLNTEEDSSGQMLALRDWQAPRPWENLNLNDWEVENSIQVLGDWEGPSTSRGLSGWEGPSTSRILSGWEGPSTTWALSAWEGPSTSRALGLWESPGSPQPLIISEFTNLSQGFGVTQNDPKLETQPLSPLDERANALVQFLLVKDQAKVPIKRSEMVKFIIREYKDECLDIINRANNKLECVFGYQLKEIDPENHSYIIINKLGHHRGEPVASYLDRPKLGLLMVVLSLIFMKGNCVREDMIFSFLYRLGLDVRETHALFGNTKKLITEVFVRQKYLEYRRIPYTEPAEYEFLWGPRAFLETSKMLVLRFLAKLHKRDPRCWPLQYFEALAECEAEDLDEDEPGSGDNAGDPTSSSPPR